Proteins encoded by one window of Patescibacteria group bacterium:
- the ybeY gene encoding rRNA maturation RNase YbeY, with protein MASNKKTQPAISLSGIAGGCTSVERVTVNRIIRSANQLWQRTPAAEVTANFVSAPVIQQLNRQYRRVNRPTTTLSFVYQGSGSQRDPWIGEIMFCRRAIKQWAEDSGKTYLIALADLTAHSLLHILGYHHQNDTQERTMERWAKRITKSIT; from the coding sequence TTGGCATCTAATAAAAAAACGCAGCCAGCGATCAGCCTATCCGGTATTGCTGGCGGTTGCACGTCAGTAGAGCGGGTTACGGTCAACCGGATTATCCGATCCGCCAATCAACTATGGCAGCGGACTCCCGCCGCCGAAGTAACAGCGAATTTTGTCAGCGCTCCGGTTATTCAGCAATTGAATCGGCAATACCGCCGGGTCAACCGACCGACTACCACGCTGTCCTTCGTCTACCAGGGGAGTGGCAGCCAGCGTGATCCCTGGATCGGTGAAATAATGTTTTGTCGCCGAGCCATTAAACAATGGGCAGAAGATTCAGGTAAAACCTACCTGATAGCCCTGGCTGATTTGACTGCTCACAGTTTGCTCCACATATTGGGCTATCACCACCAGAACGATACCCAGGAACGGACCATGGAGCGTTGGGCCAAAAGAATAACCAAATCAATAACATGA
- a CDS encoding diacylglycerol kinase, giving the protein MIEKIRQTIRSFQYAARGLWYVIRRERTFQIHIIATLVVVALSVVYPLKTWEIIILIIMIVLVLVLEIANTAVEKIIDALKPRLHFYVQVAKDLMAAAVLVAAIGAIIIALLIFWPYF; this is encoded by the coding sequence ATGATCGAGAAGATCAGGCAAACAATCCGCAGTTTTCAATATGCCGCCCGTGGCCTGTGGTATGTTATTCGGCGGGAGCGCACTTTTCAAATCCATATTATTGCCACCCTTGTGGTGGTGGCCCTGAGTGTTGTCTACCCGCTGAAAACTTGGGAGATTATTATATTAATCATAATGATCGTGCTGGTGCTGGTGCTGGAAATTGCCAATACGGCGGTGGAAAAGATTATTGACGCCCTCAAGCCGAGATTGCATTTCTACGTCCAAGTAGCCAAGGACCTGATGGCGGCAGCCGTACTGGTAGCGGCAATTGGCGCGATTATTATCGCACTATTGATATTTTGGCCATATTTTTAA
- the ftsA gene encoding cell division protein FtsA: MAREEIYTGLDLGSSTVRIVVGQHSENGQFQILGVAEHPSEGISRGVITSIEDTVSSISGALEKAERMTGLPIEHAFVGINGNHITSQNSHGVVAVSKADGEIKEDDVVRVIEAAQSVAIPPNYETLHVIPRSFSVDNQSGIKDPVGMTGIRLEVDAQIIQGLSSQVKNTTKCIYRTGLDIDDLVLGVLAASESVLTHRQKELGVALINIGAATTSVAVFEEGDIIHMTVLPVGSGHITNDIAIGLRTSIEVAEQVKIEAASCVPEEVNKRDEINLNEISDSENTVVSRKHIAEIAEARVEEIFTMVDKELQKIERSGLLPAGVILTGGGAKLPGAITVAKQIFKLPAALGTPRDIVSSIDKITDPAFATAIGLAIWGAQANSKSHAFSGSSFSSVADVTGKLRKWFRSLVP, from the coding sequence ATGGCAAGAGAAGAAATTTATACCGGCCTTGATCTGGGTTCCAGCACCGTCAGGATCGTTGTCGGCCAACACAGCGAAAATGGCCAGTTCCAGATTTTGGGAGTGGCCGAGCATCCGTCTGAAGGAATCAGCCGGGGGGTGATTACTAGTATTGAAGACACTGTTTCCAGCATTTCCGGCGCTCTGGAGAAAGCCGAACGTATGACCGGACTACCCATCGAGCATGCTTTTGTGGGAATTAATGGCAACCACATCACTTCGCAGAACAGCCACGGTGTCGTGGCCGTGTCTAAAGCGGATGGTGAAATTAAGGAAGACGATGTGGTGCGAGTGATTGAGGCGGCTCAGTCGGTGGCCATTCCGCCAAACTACGAAACACTGCATGTGATACCGCGGTCCTTTTCGGTTGATAACCAATCGGGCATAAAGGATCCAGTGGGTATGACCGGTATACGGTTGGAGGTCGACGCTCAAATAATTCAGGGCTTATCGAGCCAGGTTAAAAATACCACCAAATGTATTTACCGCACCGGGCTGGATATAGATGATTTGGTACTGGGTGTTTTGGCTGCATCCGAGTCGGTATTGACCCACCGTCAAAAGGAATTAGGAGTAGCGCTGATTAATATCGGTGCGGCCACAACCAGTGTGGCGGTGTTCGAAGAAGGAGACATTATTCACATGACAGTGCTGCCGGTGGGTAGCGGTCATATCACCAACGACATCGCAATTGGTTTACGCACATCGATTGAAGTGGCCGAACAGGTCAAGATTGAGGCCGCCTCCTGCGTACCGGAAGAAGTCAACAAGCGCGATGAAATAAACCTAAACGAAATATCCGACAGCGAGAATACGGTGGTATCCCGGAAGCATATTGCCGAGATTGCCGAAGCCCGGGTGGAAGAAATTTTTACGATGGTGGATAAGGAACTGCAGAAAATAGAACGGAGCGGCTTGTTACCGGCTGGGGTAATATTAACTGGCGGTGGCGCCAAGTTGCCCGGCGCCATCACGGTGGCTAAGCAGATTTTCAAGCTTCCGGCCGCTCTGGGTACCCCGCGTGATATTGTTTCATCAATTGATAAGATAACCGATCCGGCCTTTGCCACGGCAATTGGTTTAGCGATCTGGGGTGCCCAGGCCAATTCCAAGAGCCATGCCTTTTCCGGCAGCAGCTTTTCCTCGGTCGCCGATGTGACCGGAAAACTGCGTAAGTGGTTTCGATCCCTGGTACCCTAA
- the ftsZ gene encoding cell division protein FtsZ — MEVKPAIETFAKIKVVGLGGSGGSAINRMIASKIKGVDFVVINTDAQALHHNQAPTKIQIGKTTTRGLGAGMDSETGQKAAEENQDEIYDNLKGADMVFLTCGLGGGTGTGSAPVVADIAKDVGALTVAVVTKPFQFEGEERRRIAEDGLSKLIEKVDTIITIPNDRLLQIIDKKTSLLEAFEIVDDILRQGVQGISDLITVPGLVNVDFADVKAIMQNAGSALMGIGRGTGENRAVEAAKLAIESPLLEMSIEGAKGILFTVTGGTSMSMYELNEAAKIITGSADPGAKIIFGSVIDENLKDELKITVVATGFGDKRVKKVKLETVTPFTRDEKPPLNTFQRPAPQNVTPKRVFKDEEPSMESAPQKSKEEEELEIPAFIRKKMM; from the coding sequence ATGGAAGTGAAACCAGCTATCGAAACCTTTGCGAAAATCAAAGTAGTCGGATTGGGAGGTAGCGGTGGCTCGGCTATCAATCGCATGATTGCCTCGAAAATAAAGGGCGTTGATTTTGTCGTGATCAATACCGACGCGCAGGCGCTGCATCACAATCAGGCGCCGACCAAGATTCAAATTGGCAAGACTACCACACGTGGCCTGGGTGCTGGCATGGACTCCGAAACTGGTCAGAAAGCGGCCGAAGAGAACCAGGATGAAATTTACGATAACTTAAAAGGTGCCGATATGGTGTTTCTGACCTGTGGCCTGGGCGGCGGTACTGGCACGGGTTCGGCGCCAGTGGTGGCGGATATCGCAAAGGATGTGGGTGCCCTGACGGTCGCCGTGGTTACCAAACCATTCCAGTTCGAAGGTGAGGAACGTCGCCGGATCGCCGAAGATGGCCTATCCAAGCTAATCGAGAAAGTCGACACCATCATTACCATCCCGAACGACCGCTTGCTCCAGATCATCGACAAGAAGACCTCTTTGCTCGAAGCTTTTGAAATAGTGGATGACATACTGCGCCAAGGCGTTCAAGGTATTTCAGATTTGATCACCGTGCCGGGCTTAGTCAACGTCGACTTTGCCGACGTTAAGGCGATTATGCAGAATGCCGGTTCGGCTCTTATGGGCATTGGCCGCGGTACCGGCGAAAATCGTGCCGTCGAGGCTGCCAAGCTGGCCATCGAAAGCCCGTTACTGGAAATGTCGATCGAGGGCGCCAAAGGCATCTTATTCACTGTTACTGGCGGTACCAGCATGAGCATGTACGAATTGAATGAAGCAGCCAAGATAATTACCGGCTCAGCCGATCCGGGTGCTAAGATCATCTTCGGCTCGGTGATTGATGAAAATCTCAAAGATGAACTCAAGATTACCGTGGTGGCGACTGGATTCGGTGACAAGCGGGTGAAAAAAGTGAAGCTGGAAACGGTCACACCATTTACTCGCGACGAGAAGCCACCCCTGAACACATTTCAGCGTCCCGCCCCGCAAAACGTAACTCCTAAACGGGTGTTCAAGGACGAAGAACCATCTATGGAGAGCGCGCCTCAAAAATCTAAAGAAGAGGAAGAGCTGGAAATACCCGCGTTCATTCGCAAGAAAATGATGTGA
- a CDS encoding trypsin-like peptidase domain-containing protein, whose amino-acid sequence MDSQTNKPNFISNVVLVSFVVGGVMGGLVGAVTGGISVDHIVPWFDRTFLGKEATVNNANTTSISTTKVSQAEEESATIDTVKGVSPSVGSIIVKQNIVQPNTDQLSPIDLFFGQQQPNTDSSSPREVAAGTGFIISSDGYILTNKHVININNAAYTFVTNEGNEYDAKLIATDPFNDIAVIKIEANDLPALELGDSDSLKIGQTVIAIGNTLSQFPNTVTKGIVSGIGRTITAGDSQGSSETLEQVIQTDAAINQGNSGGPLLTLDGKVVGINTAVSQEGQLLGFAIPISQVKPAIQSVRTDGKITRPYLGVRYQIITPESAEANNLSVDYGALIIRGSNNSVAVLPGSPADKAGLVENDIILEMNGQRITEDNSLSQMMKSRSVGDSVTLKYLHDGAEKTATTILEEYKAT is encoded by the coding sequence ATGGATTCGCAAACAAATAAGCCCAACTTTATTAGTAACGTCGTGCTGGTTAGTTTTGTCGTGGGGGGCGTGATGGGCGGACTGGTGGGGGCGGTGACCGGCGGTATTTCGGTGGATCATATCGTGCCTTGGTTTGATCGGACATTTCTAGGTAAGGAGGCTACCGTAAACAATGCTAATACCACCTCAATAAGTACGACTAAAGTATCACAAGCCGAAGAAGAATCAGCCACAATTGATACGGTCAAAGGTGTGTCGCCGTCGGTGGGTAGCATTATCGTCAAGCAGAACATTGTTCAGCCAAACACTGATCAACTTTCGCCGATCGACCTTTTCTTTGGTCAGCAACAACCCAATACAGATTCCAGTAGCCCAAGAGAGGTGGCAGCCGGAACCGGATTTATTATTTCCAGCGATGGCTATATTTTGACCAATAAACACGTTATAAACATTAATAACGCGGCCTACACATTTGTGACTAACGAAGGCAATGAATATGACGCCAAACTAATCGCGACCGACCCATTTAACGATATCGCGGTCATAAAAATTGAAGCGAACGATCTGCCGGCGCTCGAGTTGGGCGATTCAGATTCGCTTAAGATCGGCCAGACTGTCATTGCCATCGGCAACACCTTGAGCCAATTTCCCAATACGGTCACCAAGGGCATCGTGAGCGGAATCGGACGAACCATTACGGCTGGTGATAGTCAGGGTAGCTCGGAAACGCTAGAACAGGTAATCCAAACCGACGCGGCCATCAATCAAGGTAATTCGGGCGGGCCGTTATTGACCCTGGATGGGAAAGTGGTGGGCATCAACACCGCTGTCAGCCAAGAGGGTCAATTGCTTGGTTTTGCCATTCCGATCAGCCAAGTTAAACCGGCCATTCAAAGCGTGCGGACGGATGGGAAAATTACCCGACCCTATTTGGGTGTGCGATATCAGATTATTACCCCGGAATCAGCTGAAGCGAATAATTTAAGTGTCGACTACGGTGCCTTGATTATTCGGGGGAGCAATAATTCGGTGGCGGTTCTGCCGGGTAGTCCGGCGGACAAGGCGGGTTTGGTTGAAAATGATATAATATTGGAAATGAACGGTCAGCGTATTACCGAAGACAATTCGCTGTCCCAAATGATGAAGAGTCGGTCGGTGGGGGATTCCGTGACACTGAAATATCTTCATGACGGTGCCGAAAAGACTGCTACCACGATTTTGGAAGAGTATAAAGCCACCTAA
- the prfB gene encoding peptide chain release factor 2 (programmed frameshift), with translation MKELIQSIRDLKDKVEGLGGYFDLDRKKTELKVLGIEAAQPEFWQDQERARLVSRQMEEQRREIETWESIDRRLVDLLSIAREAEHDHSEGIQVDIQKQYDELNGEFDHLEFFVLLGGPYDVRNALVAIHAGTGGVEAQDWAAMLLRMYLRYSEKKDWSVRILDRSVGEEAGIKSATLEVQGRYAYGYLKAEAGVHRLVRLSPFDADHQRHTSFALVEALPEIAEVEEVEIDPKDLRIDTFMASGHGGQSVNTTYSAVRIVHLPTKITVSCQNERSQQQNRETAMKVLKSRLHALAEAEKQSEKQQLRGAYTSAEWGNQIRSYVLQPYQMVKDHRTKHETSDTGKILDGDLDEFVEAYLKFAAKK, from the exons ATGAAAGAACTAATCCAATCCATCCGCGATCTCAAGGACAAAGTCGAG GGACTTGGGGGTTACTTTGACCTCGATCGAAAGAAGACCGAATTAAAAGTATTGGGTATCGAAGCCGCCCAGCCCGAATTCTGGCAAGATCAGGAACGGGCGCGTTTGGTTAGCCGGCAGATGGAGGAACAGCGGCGCGAGATTGAAACATGGGAATCAATCGACCGTCGTTTGGTCGACCTATTGAGTATTGCTCGTGAGGCGGAGCATGATCACTCGGAAGGTATTCAAGTCGATATTCAGAAACAATATGATGAGCTCAATGGTGAATTTGACCATTTAGAATTTTTCGTGTTGTTGGGTGGGCCGTATGACGTTCGAAATGCTCTGGTGGCGATTCATGCCGGCACGGGCGGTGTCGAGGCGCAGGACTGGGCGGCGATGCTACTGCGCATGTATTTACGTTATAGTGAAAAAAAAGATTGGTCGGTACGCATTCTGGATCGGTCGGTTGGAGAAGAAGCGGGAATTAAAAGCGCCACGCTGGAAGTGCAGGGTCGCTATGCCTATGGTTATTTGAAGGCCGAGGCTGGCGTGCACCGATTGGTTCGGTTATCTCCCTTTGATGCCGATCATCAGCGCCACACTTCATTTGCCTTGGTAGAAGCATTGCCCGAGATTGCCGAGGTTGAAGAAGTTGAGATTGATCCAAAAGATTTACGAATCGATACTTTTATGGCCTCGGGACATGGCGGTCAGAGTGTTAACACCACTTACTCTGCTGTGCGCATTGTGCACTTGCCAACTAAGATTACGGTATCGTGCCAGAACGAACGTTCCCAGCAGCAGAATCGGGAAACCGCAATGAAAGTATTGAAGAGCCGATTGCACGCGCTGGCTGAAGCTGAGAAGCAGTCTGAGAAACAACAACTGCGCGGGGCGTATACCTCAGCCGAGTGGGGGAATCAGATTCGTTCTTATGTGCTTCAACCATATCAGATGGTTAAGGATCATAGAACAAAACATGAAACCTCAGATACCGGGAAGATTCTCGATGGAGACTTGGATGAGTTTGTTGAAGCCTATTTAAAGTTTGCGGCTAAGAAATAG
- a CDS encoding nucleotidyltransferase family protein, with the protein MLQLNGSVLNILEHAPELNISEWYLGAGGITQTVWNILHGFAPDYGINDYDLVYWDSNTSAEAEIEVISRGKIIFRDITAPLDIVNEARVHIWYEKEFGRHIRQYSSLEDAISTWPTTATSIGVRKAGNSIKVFAPFGLDDLFNLVVRPNKALITEAIYNQKVDRWRTVWPKLKIINWDE; encoded by the coding sequence ATGTTACAATTAAATGGAAGCGTTCTTAATATTCTAGAGCACGCCCCAGAGTTAAATATTTCTGAATGGTACTTGGGAGCCGGCGGCATTACTCAAACGGTGTGGAATATTTTGCACGGTTTCGCGCCGGACTACGGCATCAATGATTATGATTTAGTATATTGGGATTCAAACACATCGGCTGAAGCTGAAATAGAAGTAATTAGTCGTGGAAAAATAATATTTCGTGATATTACCGCGCCACTCGACATTGTTAATGAAGCTAGAGTGCATATATGGTATGAAAAGGAATTTGGTCGTCATATCCGCCAGTATAGTTCTTTAGAAGACGCTATTAGTACGTGGCCTACCACGGCAACGTCAATAGGCGTACGCAAAGCAGGTAATAGCATCAAAGTGTTTGCTCCATTTGGGCTAGATGATTTATTTAATCTAGTGGTGAGACCAAACAAAGCGTTGATTACCGAGGCGATCTATAATCAGAAAGTTGATCGTTGGCGGACAGTATGGCCAAAGCTAAAAATCATAAATTGGGATGAGTAG
- the glmS gene encoding glutamine--fructose-6-phosphate transaminase (isomerizing) — translation MCGIIGYTGPRQCPDILLEGLHRLEYRGYDSAGMALDGTGQLVVFKDTGKVDVLDGLLQESRPSSTTGIAHTRWATHGEPSRVNAHPHTDAYGHFAVVHNGIIENCDALKEILKGKGYTFASDTDTEILAHLIADYWNGSLVKAVAAALKLVVGTYGIAIISDYETGTIVCARKGSPLIVGIGADEYFIASDVAAILQHTKQVIYLGEEELAVLTPAGCQVMTINEVPVERDTEMVTWELDQIEKGGFPHFMLKEIFEQPRTVANAIRGRLLDTDVKLGGLNLTDDELRQFDRVVLCACGTSWHSALVGEYVLEELARYRSVEVEYASEFRYRNPMIDDRTLVIVISQSGQTADTLAALREAKRRGGKVLAISNVVGSTIAREADGGIYIHAGPEIGVASTKAFTGQVVALTLLAIHLGRIRGTLTEDIATELIVELAEIPRKIQQILDAADEIRAIAEPFSDSGNFLYLGRGYNFPVALEGALKLKEISYIHAEGYPAAEMKHGPIALIDDNMPVVFLCTQDGAHDKVLSNLAEVRARHGRIIAVATAGDEPMRARADHVIWIPSTLDALVPLLSVIPLQLLSYYVAVKRGCHVDQPRNLAKSVTVE, via the coding sequence ATGTGCGGAATAATAGGATACACCGGACCAAGACAATGTCCCGATATTCTGCTCGAAGGACTACACCGGCTGGAATACCGCGGGTACGATTCGGCCGGAATGGCTCTGGATGGAACCGGCCAGCTGGTGGTGTTCAAGGACACGGGCAAGGTTGACGTGCTGGATGGGCTGCTGCAGGAGAGCCGGCCGTCTAGTACCACCGGGATAGCGCACACCCGCTGGGCAACGCACGGCGAACCCAGCCGGGTTAACGCGCATCCGCACACGGACGCATACGGACATTTTGCCGTGGTTCACAACGGCATCATCGAGAACTGCGATGCGCTGAAGGAGATTTTGAAAGGCAAAGGATATACCTTTGCCTCCGACACTGATACCGAGATACTGGCACATCTGATCGCCGACTACTGGAACGGCAGCCTGGTTAAGGCGGTCGCGGCGGCGCTCAAGCTGGTGGTGGGTACGTACGGTATCGCCATCATCAGTGACTACGAAACCGGCACGATCGTTTGTGCTCGGAAAGGCAGCCCCTTGATTGTGGGCATCGGTGCCGACGAGTACTTCATCGCTTCGGACGTGGCGGCCATATTGCAGCACACCAAGCAGGTGATTTATCTGGGCGAAGAAGAGCTGGCTGTACTGACACCGGCTGGTTGTCAGGTAATGACCATCAACGAAGTGCCGGTAGAACGGGACACAGAGATGGTCACCTGGGAGCTGGACCAGATCGAAAAAGGCGGTTTTCCGCACTTCATGCTCAAGGAAATCTTTGAGCAGCCGCGCACGGTGGCGAATGCCATCCGGGGGCGCTTGCTAGATACTGACGTCAAACTAGGCGGACTGAATCTGACGGACGATGAGCTTCGGCAATTCGACCGAGTGGTTCTGTGTGCCTGCGGCACGTCGTGGCACTCCGCGCTGGTGGGTGAGTACGTCCTCGAAGAGCTGGCACGGTACCGTTCGGTAGAGGTGGAGTACGCCTCGGAATTTCGTTATCGAAACCCGATGATTGACGATCGAACCCTAGTCATCGTCATCAGTCAGTCCGGGCAGACAGCCGATACTCTGGCGGCATTACGTGAAGCCAAGCGGCGCGGCGGTAAAGTCCTGGCCATATCCAACGTGGTCGGCTCGACTATCGCCCGCGAAGCTGACGGTGGTATCTACATTCACGCTGGTCCCGAGATCGGTGTGGCCAGCACCAAGGCATTCACCGGACAGGTAGTGGCGCTGACTCTATTAGCCATTCACCTGGGCCGGATACGGGGCACTCTGACCGAAGACATAGCCACCGAGCTGATCGTTGAACTGGCTGAGATTCCTCGGAAGATCCAGCAGATCTTGGACGCTGCCGATGAGATCAGAGCCATCGCCGAACCGTTCAGCGACAGCGGCAATTTCCTCTACCTGGGTCGTGGCTACAACTTCCCGGTGGCACTCGAAGGTGCCTTGAAACTCAAAGAAATATCGTACATTCACGCCGAAGGATATCCGGCCGCGGAGATGAAGCATGGTCCCATCGCGCTCATCGACGATAATATGCCGGTCGTATTCCTCTGCACCCAGGATGGCGCGCATGACAAGGTCCTAAGCAATCTGGCCGAAGTCCGTGCTCGCCATGGTCGCATCATCGCTGTCGCCACCGCCGGTGACGAACCAATGCGGGCGCGAGCTGATCATGTGATCTGGATTCCGTCCACTCTCGACGCGCTGGTTCCGCTCCTGTCCGTCATCCCGCTGCAGCTTCTGTCCTACTACGTGGCCGTGAAACGTGGTTGCCATGTCGATCAACCGCGCAATCTAGCCAAGAGTGTAACCGTAGAATAA
- a CDS encoding alpha/beta hydrolase: MPIRSAIKQKRVYIPILCIFIVVVLPYLIPLRNYVKNTSEDSLDQYGAYIYLDNQRIYYETAGPINGPAIVFMHGFGGWSGNWRPMVQKFGAAGSRVVAFDRPGFGLSDQTRSTQMSNIEQVNASVKVFDALGIDRTVIIAHSLGAQVGLQLAAEHPERVSGLLIVDGSIRERCDWIDSFGVLLKIPFLRRWAEVGLSAYLTPGRFDKVLQTAISSSEQLSVEAMSRYNVAVRTPDWQVGVVSLLRDRRLNVLSDPITKLTMPVGCVWGVDDSWASIQIGQKLCDQLSAEFIPIEKSGHLPMEEQPELFYQSTLNFINKIIQ, translated from the coding sequence ATGCCTATAAGATCCGCCATCAAACAAAAACGTGTCTACATACCGATTCTGTGTATTTTTATTGTAGTTGTGTTGCCCTATTTAATTCCATTACGTAATTATGTAAAAAATACTTCGGAAGACTCTTTGGATCAATACGGCGCCTATATATATCTGGATAATCAACGAATTTATTATGAGACTGCCGGTCCGATTAACGGTCCGGCGATCGTATTTATGCACGGGTTTGGCGGGTGGAGCGGTAACTGGCGTCCCATGGTGCAAAAATTCGGTGCAGCGGGTTCTCGGGTGGTTGCCTTCGATCGGCCGGGATTCGGCTTGAGTGATCAGACGCGCTCAACCCAAATGTCCAACATTGAACAGGTTAACGCCAGCGTGAAAGTTTTTGATGCGCTGGGGATTGATCGAACCGTGATCATAGCGCACAGTCTGGGTGCGCAGGTTGGTTTGCAGTTAGCCGCTGAACATCCGGAGCGGGTATCCGGTTTGCTAATCGTCGATGGCTCGATTCGGGAGCGGTGCGATTGGATAGATTCATTCGGTGTGTTACTGAAAATACCTTTTTTAAGACGCTGGGCCGAAGTTGGGTTGAGTGCCTATTTGACCCCAGGTCGTTTTGATAAAGTTTTGCAAACGGCCATATCTTCATCGGAACAGTTGTCGGTCGAGGCAATGTCCCGATATAATGTGGCGGTTCGGACTCCGGACTGGCAGGTGGGCGTGGTAAGTTTATTAAGAGACCGGCGTTTAAATGTGCTGTCCGACCCAATAACCAAATTAACTATGCCGGTTGGGTGTGTCTGGGGTGTTGATGATAGTTGGGCCAGCATTCAGATTGGACAGAAATTATGCGATCAGCTATCGGCGGAATTTATACCTATAGAAAAATCCGGTCATTTGCCAATGGAGGAACAACCCGAACTATTTTATCAGTCGACACTAAATTTTATTAATAAAATAATCCAATAA
- a CDS encoding cupin domain-containing protein, with protein sequence MPFHDDIIKLAKENTFFRHELTTGAHSQVVIMSLKPGEDIGNEVHHVDQVLFFINGTGEATLNNSETSVIGPNHLVHVPAGTWHNFRNTSETDMKLFTVYAPAEHAPGTVHKTKAEADAAEAAEHK encoded by the coding sequence ATGCCATTTCACGACGACATTATCAAGCTAGCTAAAGAAAATACCTTTTTTCGCCATGAGCTTACCACCGGCGCGCACAGCCAGGTGGTGATTATGAGTTTGAAACCGGGTGAAGATATCGGCAATGAAGTGCATCATGTCGATCAGGTATTGTTCTTCATCAACGGTACGGGTGAAGCGACATTGAATAATAGTGAAACATCTGTGATCGGACCAAACCATCTGGTGCATGTTCCGGCCGGAACCTGGCACAATTTTCGCAATACCAGCGAGACTGATATGAAGCTGTTTACCGTCTACGCGCCGGCCGAGCACGCGCCCGGAACAGTTCACAAAACCAAAGCCGAAGCGGACGCCGCCGAAGCGGCCGAGCATAAATAA
- a CDS encoding EamA family transporter: protein MPVWILFALGSAVAAALVAIFGKIGLSKVDTTLATTLRSVVMAVLLIGFSLALGKFAHLGTVHRKDALYIVLAGLAGAISWLCYFVALRMGPASGVAALDRLSVVFVLIIAVLALGEQLTWKSGLGAVLVVVGAVLISWR from the coding sequence ATGCCCGTCTGGATCTTATTCGCACTGGGGTCTGCCGTAGCGGCGGCGCTGGTCGCCATCTTCGGCAAGATCGGATTGTCAAAGGTTGATACAACACTGGCCACGACATTACGTTCAGTGGTAATGGCAGTTTTGTTGATTGGGTTTTCCCTGGCGTTAGGTAAATTCGCTCATCTGGGTACGGTACATCGCAAAGATGCGCTGTATATTGTTTTGGCCGGATTGGCGGGAGCTATATCGTGGCTGTGTTATTTTGTTGCGCTGCGCATGGGGCCGGCTTCCGGGGTAGCGGCGTTGGATCGTCTTAGCGTCGTGTTCGTGTTAATTATTGCCGTACTGGCACTGGGAGAACAACTAACCTGGAAGTCGGGTTTGGGAGCTGTACTGGTGGTTGTGGGCGCGGTACTGATCTCTTGGCGTTAA